In the Leptospira sp. WS4.C2 genome, one interval contains:
- a CDS encoding DUF2804 domain-containing protein, translating to MPEIKKQIPLLKSDGTLTEEGWARSPLWTYNRESIAASALKIKEWDYYSVLSPSKDFGITFTASDLGYAGLFAICFLDFKRGTFKQIDTLSVLPLGKTGFPRVNSSGVVQFEDKKLRLRFEVINGKRILEFESKSFDAPDGTKGIQGKIELTEPKMESMNIATSWKENRKAFYYNTKINCMPASGQVQVGNTMYQFDPKKDFGALDWGRGVWTYKNRWYWSSVSAWIKGKPFGLNLGYGFTDRTPASENTILYDGIIHKLDEVKFIIDTENYMAPWKFTSNNNRLELDFTPIVDRKSYMNFLVIKTIQHQVFGKFNGTVVLDNGEKLKLENILGFAEDVLNHY from the coding sequence ATGCCTGAGATCAAAAAACAAATCCCTCTACTCAAATCTGACGGAACCCTCACTGAAGAAGGTTGGGCAAGGTCCCCTCTTTGGACTTACAATCGCGAAAGTATCGCAGCCTCCGCACTAAAAATTAAAGAATGGGATTATTATTCGGTTCTATCCCCTTCTAAAGATTTTGGAATTACATTCACTGCATCTGATTTAGGTTATGCGGGACTATTTGCCATTTGTTTTTTAGATTTTAAACGAGGAACATTCAAACAAATTGATACTCTTTCTGTTCTACCTTTAGGAAAAACAGGATTCCCTCGTGTGAACAGTAGTGGGGTGGTTCAGTTTGAAGACAAAAAACTTCGCCTCCGATTTGAAGTGATCAATGGAAAACGAATTTTAGAATTTGAATCCAAATCGTTTGATGCACCGGATGGTACCAAAGGGATCCAAGGAAAAATTGAACTCACCGAACCAAAAATGGAATCGATGAATATTGCCACTTCTTGGAAAGAAAACAGAAAAGCATTTTATTATAATACTAAAATCAATTGTATGCCGGCCTCGGGCCAAGTGCAAGTCGGGAATACAATGTATCAATTTGATCCCAAAAAAGATTTTGGAGCATTAGATTGGGGCCGAGGTGTATGGACTTATAAAAATAGATGGTATTGGAGTTCTGTATCCGCTTGGATTAAAGGAAAACCATTTGGCCTCAATTTAGGATATGGATTTACTGATAGAACTCCCGCCTCGGAAAATACAATTCTTTATGACGGAATCATTCATAAATTGGATGAAGTCAAATTTATCATTGATACCGAAAACTATATGGCTCCCTGGAAGTTCACATCCAATAACAACCGTTTGGAATTGGATTTTACACCCATTGTCGATAGAAAATCTTATATGAATTTTTTAGTCATTAAAACCATCCAACACCAAGTGTTTGGAAAGTTTAATGGAACTGTAGTTTTAGATAATGGGGAAAAACTGAAACTCGAGAACATCCTCGGTTTTGCCGAAGATGTTCTAAATCATTACTAA